From the genome of Streptomyces sp. V2I9:
CCCGTGCCGACGTACGACGCGGACGGCGTGCTCACCGAGCTGGCCGTCGTCCAGGAGGCGGCCGCCTCCCACCCGGAGCTGCGCCCGCACCGCGTCGCGGTCGGCCTGTACCGGCGGACGCCGGAGGGCGAGCTGACGCGTTACGCGCGCGCCGAGGTGGACGTGGCCGGTGAGCGGACCGTGGTGGAGGAGCTGGCCGGCTCCGAGCGGCCCGATCTGATCCTGGTCAACGACGACGACCTGACGTACTGCAAGGTCCGCTTCGACGAGGGGTCGCTGGCCACGCTCCGGGACCACCTGGGCGACATCACCGACCCGCTGGCCCGCGCCCTGTGCTGGTCGGCCCTGTGGAACCTGACGCGGGACGCGGCTCTGCCGGCCCGCGACTTCGTCGCGCTGGTGCTGGCGTTCGCCGGCCGGGAGAGCGACATCGGCGTCCTGCAGATGCTGCACGCCTGGACGCAGTCCGCGCTGGTCCACTACGCGGCGCCGGACTGGCGCGAGGAGGGCGGCCGGGCGGCGGCCGAGGGCGCGCTGCGCGAGCTGCGGGCCGCCGAGCCGGGCAGCCAGCACCAGCTGACCTGGGCCCGCTTCTTCGCGGCGGTCGCCTCGTCGGAGGCGGACTTCCAGCTGCTGGGCGGACTGCTGGAGGGCACGGCGAAGATCGACGGTCTCGACGTCGACCAGGAGCTGCGCTGGGCCTTCCTCTCGCCGCTCGCCTCGCACGGAGTGGCGAACGAGGCGGCGCTCGACGCCGAACTGGCCCGCGACGACACGGCGTCCGGCAAGCGCCACCACGTACGGTGCCTGGCCTCGCGTCCCTCGGAGGCGGTCAAGGCGCAGGCGTGGGCGGCCGTGGTGGAGTCGGACAAGCTGTCCAACGCGCTGGTCGAGGCGACGATCAACGGCTTCGAGCAGCCCTCGCAGCGGGAGTTGCTCGCCCCGTACGCGCCGCGCTACTTCGCGGTGATCGAGCGGATCTGGGCGGAGCGGTCCATCCAGATCGGCATGCACGTGGTGAAGGGGATGTTCCCCGGACTCCAGGACAGCCCCGAGACCCTCGCGGCGACCGACGCCTGGCTGAGCGAGCACGAGGACGCGGCCCCGGCGCTGCGCCGGCTGGTGCTGGAGGCCCGCGACGACCTCGCGCGGGCGCTCCGCGCTCAGGAGTGCGACCGTACGGCGTAACCCGACCGGGCAGAGCCGGGTCCCGCTCGGGGTGTCACCGGGTGACGTCGCCGTACGGGGCCGGACGGGTCGCGCGCGACTGCGAGGCGTGACCGCGGAGCACCGGCGCGGCACCTTCTCGGTGAGGGCGTGAACAGGGGTGAGGGAGGGGCGCTCGGGCAGGGCGTGCGCGCGGCGCGAAAGCGGCGCTCGCACATCTGCTCGTAGCGCCCCTCCCTCGATTCCCGGCGCGACGGCCCATTTCGATTGCCGAACGTCCGTGCATGAGGACGGTGTTGTCCGGGATTGTCGACGGGCGTGTAACAGGGGTTAGGACCCCCTCCGGGCGCGGGAAATCACGGGACATGACCCAGAACACCCCGCTCTCCTCCCGCCTTCCCCTTCACCCCGAGGCCGTGACGCTCCGTGTCCAGTCCGCCGCCCAACTACGGGCGCGCGGGGTGTCCGCGGCCCAGACGTCCGCACAGTGCCTGCCGGGAGGCCCCTGGCAGCAGATCCTGCCGGGGGTCTACCTGCTCCACTCGGGGCCGCCCACCGGTCAGGAGCGGCTGCACGGGGCGCTGCTGTACGCGGGGCGTCCCCCCGTCTCCGCGCGGCGCGCTCCGGCGGGCCTCCCCCAGCCGGGGTGCGGGGACGGGTACGGCGAGGCGATGGTCACCGGGGCCGCCGCCCTCGCGCTGCACGGCTTCGCCTCGGTGGGGCCCCTGGGTGCGCTGCACCGGATCGACGTCCTGGTGCCGCGCACCCGGCGGCTGCGGTCCACCCGGTTCGTGGAGGTGCTGCGGACCGCCGCGATGCCGCGCGCGGTGCGGGTGGGCGAGGTGCCCGTCGCCCCGGTGGAGCGGGCCCTCGCGGACGCGGTGGCGAGCACGGCGGAGGCGGCCGAGGTGCGGCGGCTGCTGACCGAGGCGGTGCGCGCGGGCCACTGCGAGCCGGCCTCCGTGGTACGGGAGTTGAGCGAGGCGGAGCTGCTGGGGCGACCCGCCGTGGTGGGTGCGGTCGACGCGCTGCTGGCCGAGGGCCGTGCGGCGGCGGAGGCACGGCTGTACGCGATGGTGCGGGAGCACGGGCTGCCGGACCCGGTGTGGAACGTGGAGCTGCGACTGCCCGGCGGACCCCGGCTCGGCGCGGTCGACGCCTATTGGCCGGATCACGCCGTCGCGGTGGAGCTGGACGTGCGGGCGCCCCGGTACGGCGTGCCGCCGCGGAGGGGCTGGGCCGAGGAGGACCCGCAGTGGGCCGCGTATACCGCGAAGCGGGAGCAACTGGAACGGCTCGGGGTCACGGTCGTCCACCTGACACCGAGGAAGCTGCGCGAGGCTGCGGACCAGCAGGCGACGGTGGTGCGGACGGCGCTGATGGCGGCGGCGGACCGGGAGCCGGCCGCGTACGTGATGGTGCTGCCGCGCTGAGCAGGGCGGCGGCACGGGGAGGTCCTCCCGGAGAGCCGCCCGGGCGGAGGGGGCGCGGGCCGGCCCGGAGGGAGCGCGGCGTTTCCGGGCCGCCGGTGCGGCTGGTCCGGACCACGGAAGCGATGCCACCCTCGTCCCGGACGTCACCGGCGTACCGTTTGACCCTGTTCCTCCCTCATGGCGCAGCACGCACCCTGGCGGATCTCTGCCATGTCCCTGACTCGTCTCCGTCAACTCTCCACAAACCCCTGTCATTTACGACAGGCTGAGCGGTCATCCGGTACCGAATTCCGGACTCTCTCTTTCAATTACAGGGATGCTGATGACCAAGGAATCCCCCAGCTCCATACCCGGGGCGAGACGAGCGGCCCGTATGGCGGCCTCGGCCGGTCTGGTGGCCGCGCTGGCCGCCTCCGGTGCCGCACCGGCCTTCGCCGTCGACGACCCGGCTCCGGCACCCGTCAAACCGGCCGCCACCAGCGACCGCGGTGACAAGCTCGGCAAGGCCGACGCCGATGTCCTGGCGAAGGCCGAGGCCAAGGGCGAGAAGAACGTCACCATGATGGTCGCCACCACCCCCGGGGCGACCGAGCAGGTCAGCAAGCAGCTGGACGCCGTCGAGGGGTCCGTGCTCGGCCGGACCTACGACAAGCTCGGCTACGTCCGGGCGACGGTCCCGACGAAGAGCGCCGAGTCCACCATCAAGGCGGCCTCGAAGCTCTCCTCCGTCCTCGGCATCGATCTCAAGCAGGAGATCAAGCTGGACGACCCGACGCCCAAGGGCGACCGCGCGGCCGGGGCGAAGCAGCCGAAGGCCACCGGCAGCTACGCGGCGCCGGGCAGGAACACCCCGGCGAAGAACCCGTACAACCCCTCCTTCGAGACGGGCGCGGTCGACTTCGTCGAGAAGCACCCGGAGGCGGACGGCCGCGGGATCACCATCGGCGTCCTGGACTCCGGCGTCGACCTCGGTCACCCGGCCCTCAGGAAGACCACCACCGGCGAGCGCAAGATCGTCGACTGGGTGACCGCGACCGACCCGGTCAGCGACGGCGACGGCACCTGGCTCCGGATGTCCGACACCGTCACCGGCCCGACGTTCACGTCCGGCGGGAAGACCTACTCGGCTCCGGCGGGCAGCTACCGGTTCGCCACCTTCGCCGAGGCGGCCACGACCGGCGGCGACATGGCGGGCGACCTCAACCGCGACGGGGACACCACCGACACCTGGGGCGTGCTGTACGACGCGGTCACCGGCACCACGCGGGTGGACCTGAACGGCAACGCCGACTTCTCCGACGACACGGTCCTCAAGCCGTACAAGGAGAAGTTCCAGGTCTCCTACTTCGGTGAGGACGACCCGCGCACGCAGGTCGTCGAGCGCATTCCGTTCGTCGTCGAGACCCGTAAGAACGTGGTCCACAACGCGGCCGGCGCGAAGGCCGACTTCGTCAACATCGGCGTCATCGAGGGCTCGCACGGCACGCACGTCGCGGGCATCACCGCGGCCAACGGGCTGTTCGGCGGCGAGATGAACGGCGCCGCCCCCGGCGCCAAGATCGTCTCCTCGCGCGCCTGCACCTGGACCGGCGGCTGCACCAACATCGCGCTGACCGAGGGCATGATCGACCTCGTCGTCAACCGCGGCGTCGACATCGTCAACATGTCGATCGGCGGCCTGCCGCCGCTGAACGACGGCAACAACGCCCGCGCCGAGCTGTACAAGCGCCTCGTGGACATCTACGGCGTGCAGCTGGTCATCTCGGCCGGCAACAGCGGCCCCGGCCTCAACACCATCGGCGACCCGTCGCTCGCCGACCACGTGATCTCGGTCGGCGCGTCGATCTCCAAGGAGACGTGGGCGGCCAACTACGGCTCCCACGTCACCAAGAAGTACGACATGATGCCCTTCTCCTCGCGCGGTCCGCGTGAGGACGGCGGCTTCACGCCGATCCTCTCGGCGCCGGGTGCGGCCATCAACACCACCCAGACGTGGGCGCCGGGTGGTCCGGTCAAGGAGGCGGGCTACGAGCTGCCGGCCGGCTACTCCATGCTCCAGGGCACCTCGATGGCCTCCCCGCAGGCCGCGGGCGCCGCGGCGCTGCTGCTGTCGAAGGCGAAGCAGCAGGGCATCGAGCTCCCCCCGGCCGACCTGCGGGTGGCGCTGACCAGCACCGCCGGCCACATCGCGGACGTGCCCGCGCACGTCCAGGGCTCCGGTCTGATCGACATCGTCAAGGCGTGGAAGCAGATCGCCAAGCAGGGCAAGCCCGCGCACGAGTTCTCGGTGAAGGCCCCGGTCGACACCGCGATCGACTTCGCGCTCAAGGACCCGGGCTTCGGCACCGGCCTCTACGACCGCGAGGGCGGCCTCAAGGTCGGCCAGAGCAAGGTCTACGACGTCGTCGTCACCCGGACCACGGGCCCGGACCGCGACGTCCAGCACAAGCTGACGTGGAAGAACAACGACGGCACCTTCGAGCTGAGCAGCCCGCAGTACGTCTCGCTGCCGCTCGACACGCCGGTCAAGCTGAAGGTCAGGGCCAAGGCGAAGACCGCCGGGGTGCACAGCGCCATCCTCCAGGTCGACGACAAGAAGACCTCCGGCGTCGACCACCAGATCATGACCACGGTCGTCATCGCCCACGAGCTGCAGCAGCCCGGTTACGCCTACAAGGCGTCCGGTTCGGTCCAGCGCAACGGCACGACGTCGTACTTCGTCAACGTGCCGGAGGGCGCGAAGACCCTTGAGGTCGCCCTCAGCGCGCTGCGCTCGGGCAGCCAGACGCGGTTCGTCTCCCTGCACCCGTACGGGACGCCGGTCGACCCGACCACGACGACCTTCTGCTACCCGAACTACGAGAACCCGGCCAACACCTGCCGCCCGGACGCGCGCTCCTACAAGGACCCGCAGCCCGGCGTCTGGGAGATCGAGGTCGAGTCGCGCCGCACGTCGCCGCTGCTGGACAACCCGTACAAGCTGGACGTCTCGCTGCTCGGCGTGGAGTTCGACCCGGCGGTGCGCACCCTCGCCGAGGCGAAGATCGGCGCGCCGACCGCGGTCGACTGGAAGGTCACCAACCAGGCCGCCGCCCTCCAGGGCAAGCTCCAGGGCGGTTCGCTGGGCTCGGCCAAGGTGGACAAGCCGTCGATCTCCACGGGTCAGACCCGTGAGACCACGGTGACCATCGGCGCGGGCGTCGAGAAGCTCGACTTCGCCATCGGCGGCACGTCGGACGCCAACGCCGACCTCGACCTGTACGTCTTCCGGGGCGCCACCCAGGTCGGCAGCGGCACCACCGCCGGCTCCGAGGAGGCGGTCAGCCTGGTGAAGCCCGCCGCGGGCACGTACACCGTCGTCGTGGACGGCTACTCGGTCCCGGCCGGGTCGACCACGTACGACTACCGCGACGTGTACTACGCGGCGTCGCTCGGCACGATCAAGGTCGACGCCTCCCAGGCGGTGAACCTGGCCAACGGCGCGTCCGCCCGGGTCGGCGCCGAGGTCGTGGTCGCCGGGGCGGCCCCCGAGGGCCGTCAGTTCTTCGGTGAGGTCCGGCTGGTCAACGCGCGCGGCACCGCCGCGGGCACCGGCAGCGTCGTGATCGAGAAGGTCACGCCGTAACGGATCACTCGTAACGGATCACTCCGGTACGACGGCGGGGCGGGCGCTCATCACGAGCACCCGCCCCGCCGTGCGTGTTCCTCGTCACAGGACGGGGAGGCCGCCGCAGATGTTCCCCGCGCACGCGCGGCCGGCGCAGATTCCGCGGTCCTCGCGCGAAGAGTCCGCAGGCCGGACAATGGATTGGACAAGGCGGGGCAGGACATACGCATCATGGTGCGGCGAACGGGCCGTACAGAAGCACGGCCGGGCAGCCGCCCGCGGCCGGGCCGCACCGACGCACGGGCCGGGCGGCCGCCCTCCGTGCAGAACATCCGTGCAGAACAGAGGAGTCCTCGTGAAGGTCGGAATCGTCGGCGCCACCGGTCAGGTCGGCACAGTCATGCTCAGGATCCTGGCCGACCGGGACTTCCCGGTCGACGAGCTGCGGCTGTTCGCCTCCGCCCGGTCCGCGGGTTCCACGATCGACTTCCAGGGCTCCCCCGTCACCGTCGAGGACGCTTCCACGGCCGACTACACCGGCCTGGACATCGTGCTGTTCTCCGCCGGCGGCGCGACCTCGAAGGCCCTGGCCGAGAAGGTCGCCTCCCGGGGCGCCGTGGTGATCGACAACTCCTCCGCCTGGCGCAAGGACCCCGAGGTCCCCCTCGTCGTCTCCGAGGTCAACCCGCACGCCGCGAAGGTCCGCCCCAAGGGGATCATCGCCAACCCGAACTGCACGACGATGGCCGCGATGCCCGTGCTGCGCCCGCTGCACGAGGAGGCCGGTCTCGAAGCGCTGACCGTCGCCACCTACCAGGCCGTCTCCGGCTCCGGGCTCGCCGGCGTCTCCGAGCTGCACGGCCAGGCGGCCAAGGTCGTCGCCGACGCGGAGAAGCTGGTCCACGACGGCGAGGCGGTGGACTTCCCCGAGCCGGAGGTCTACAAGCGCCCGATCGCTTTCAACGTGCTGCCGCTGGCGGGTTCGATCGTGGACGACGGATCGTTCGAGACGGACGAGGAGCAGAAGCTCCGCAACGAGTCCCGCAAGATCCTGGAGATCCCGGAGCTGAAGGTCTCGGGCACCTGCGTCCGGGTCCCGGTCTTCTCCGGCCACTCGCTCCAGATCAACGCCCGCTTCGCCCGCCCGATCGGCGTCGAGCGCGCCTACGAGCTGCTGAAGGACGCCGAGGGCGTCGAGCTGTCCGAGATCCCGACGCCGCTCCAGGCGGCCGGCAAGGACGCCAGTTACGTCGGCCGTATCCGGGTCGACGAGACGGTGGACCACGGCCTCGCGCTGTTCGTCTCCAACGACAACCTCCGCAAGGGCGCGGCGCTGAACGCCGTGCAGATCGCGGAGCTGGTGGCGGCCGAGCTGAAGGGCTGATCGCAGCCGTACGCGTACACCGCGAAGGGGCGGCCACCGTAGTGCACCGGTGGCCGCCCCTTCGTGTGCCGGCCGTGCCCTCGGAGCACCGGGTGGCCTCCGAGGACCACGTCGGTCCCCGCCACACGCGGACGGGGCGCGTCGCCGGTCTGCCGCACGCACCGCTCCCGGGCCATCGCCCGTACCGGCTCGAACCGGCGCCACCCGCAGCACGTCGGTCGCTCAGCGCCGCCGCACCTCGAAGTGGAAGCACCCGTACTCCACGGCCCGCACGTGCGCCAGGACCACCTCCGGGTCCGCGAACGCCTCGTCCAGGGCCGCGTCGAACCCCTTCTCCGGGTCGGCCGGGATCTCCAGGAGCCGGCCGCCCACGATGTGGCCCCGCGCGTCGTACCGGCGGACCGTGCGCAGCGCACCCACGCGGGCGAAGGGGTATCCGCCGCGCTCCGGGTCCGGGCCCGCGCACGGTTCGGCGTGGATGAAGACGGGGCCCTGCTCGTCGTACGCCCCCGGCCCCGCCCCCGTCGCGGCGGCCCAGCGGCGCAGCGGGGCGTAGGAGACGAGGACGATGCGCTCCCCCGGCTCGCAGTCGCGCAGGCAGCAGCGCAGGGGGTGGCCGCCTTCGGCCGCCGTGTACGGGCGGCAGGGGCGGCCCGCGTCGTCGGCGGCTCGGAGCTCGGCGAGGGTGGCGGGGCCGATGGGGCGGGGCTGGTGTCCGGTCATGGTGCGAGCCTGTCCCCCGAGACTGTCCGCGTCCGGCGGAAAACGGACATCGCGCTGGGGGCGCGGTACGTGGAAGGATGGCCGGAAACGCCGCATATCAAGTCGCACACCTAGGAGATGACCGCGTGCCTGGCACGAATCTGACCCGCGAAGAGGCACAGGAGCGGGCGCGCCTGCTGACCGTGGACGCGTACGAGATCGATCTCGACCTCTCCGGAGCGCAGGAGGGCGGGACCTACCGGTCCACGACCACCGTGCGCTTCGACAGCGCGGAGGCGGGGGCGGAGTCCTTCATCGACCTGGTCGCCCCGGCCGTCCACGAGGTCGTGCTGAACGGCGAGGCCCTCGACGCGGCCGCCGTCTTCCACGACTCCCGGATCGCCCTGCCCGGCCTGCGCGAGGGCGCCAACGAGCTGAAGGTCGTCGCGGACTGCGCGTACACCAACACCGGTGAGGGGCTGCACCGCTTCGTCGACCCGGTCGACGAGCAGGCCTACCTGTACACCCAGTTCGAGGTCCCGGACGCCCGCCGGGTGTTCGCCTCGTTCGAGCAGCCGGACCTGAAGGCGACCTTCCGGTTCACCGTGAAGGCCCCTTCCGGCTGGACGGTCATCTCGAACTCGCCGACGCCCGAGCCGAAGGACGACGTCTGGTCGTTCGAGCCGACGCCGCGCATCTCCACGTACATCACGGCCCTCATCGCCGGCCCGTACCACGCGGTGCACAGCACGTACGAGAAGGACGGCCAGACCGTCCCGCTCGGCATCTACTGCCGTCCCTCCCTCGCGGAGTACCTGGACGCGGACGAGATCTTCGCCGTGACCCGGCAGGGCTTCGAGTGGTTCCAGGAGAAGTTCGACTACGCGTACCCGTTCGCCAAGTACGACCAGCTCTTCGTCCCGGAGTTCAACGCGGGCGCGATGGAGAACGCGGGCGCGGTCACCATCCGCGACCAGTACGTCTTCCGCTCCAAGGTGACGGACGCGGCGTACGAGGTGCGGGCCGAGACCATCCTGCACGAGCTGGCCCACATGTGGTTCGGCGACCTCGTGACGATGGAGTGGTGGAACGACCTCTGGCTGAACGAGTCGTTCGCCACCTACACCTCGATCGCCTGCCAGGCCGACGCGGCGGGCTCGAAGTGGCCGCACTCGTGGACCACGTTCGCCAACTCCATGAAGACCTGGGCGTACCGGCAGGACCAGTTGCCGTCCACGCACCCGATCATGGCGGACATCAGCGACCTGGACGACGTCCTCGTCAACTTCGACGGCATCACGTACGCCAAGGGCGCCTCGGTGCTCAAGCAGCTCGTGGCGTACGTCGGCAAGGACGCGTTCTTCCAGGGCGTGCAGGCGTACTTCAAGGCGCACGCCTTCGGCAACACCCGCCTGTCCGACCTGCTGGGCGCACTGGAGAAGACCTCCGGCCGCGACCTGAAGACCTGGTCGAAGGCGTGGCTGGAGACGGCCGGGATCAACATCCTGCGCCCGGAGATCGAGACCGACGCGAACGGTCACGTCACCTCCTTCACCGTGGTCCAGGAGGCCCCCGCGCTGCCCGCCGGCGCCAAGGGCGAGCCGACGCTGCGCCCGCACCGCATCGCCATCGGCGCCTACGACCTCGACGCGGACGGCAAGCTCGTGCGCACCGACCGGATCGAGCTGGACGTCGACGGCGAGCGCACCGACGTGCCCGCCCTGGTGGGCAAGGCCCGCCCGGCCGTCGTCCTGCTCAACGACGACGACCTGTCGTACGCGAAGGTCCGCCTCGACGAGGAGTCGCTGCGGGTCGTCACCGAGCACCTGGGCGACTTCGCCGAGTCGCTGCCGCGCGCGCTGTGCTGGGCCTCGGCCTGGGACATGACGCGCGACGGCGAGCTGGCGACCCGCGACTACCTGGCGCTGGTGCTCTCCGGCATCGGCAAGGAGTCGGACATCGGCGTCGTCCAGTCGCTGCACCGCCAGGTGAAGACGGCGCTCGACCTGTACGCGGCCCCGGAGACCCGTGAGGGCGCGCTCAACCAGTGGACCGACGCGACGCTGGCGCACCTGCGCGCCTCGGAGCCGGGCAGCGACCACCAGCTGGCGTGGGCCCGCGCCTTCGCGGCCACGGCCCGCAACCCGCAGCAGCTGGACCTGCTCCAGTCGCTGCTGGACGGCACCGAGTCGATCGAGGGGCTGGCCGTCGACACCGAGCTGCGGTGGGCGTTCGTGCAGCGGCTGGCGGCGGCCGGGCTGCTGGACGAGGAGGAGATCGCCGCCGAGTACGAGCGGGACAGGACCGCCGCGGGCGAGCGCCACGCGGCCTCCGCGCGGGCGGCCCAGCCGTCCGAGGCGGCCAAGGCGGAGGCGTGGGCCGCGGTCGTGGACTCCGGCGAGCTGCCCAACTCGCTCCAGGAAGCGGTCATCAGCGGCTTCGTCCAGCCCGACCAGCGGGAGCTGCTGGCCCCGTACACGGAGAAGTACTTCGCCTCGGTGAAGGGCGTCTCGGACACGCGCAGCCACGAGATGGCCCAGCAGATCATCGTGGGCCTCTACCCAGCCCTCCAGGTCTCGCAGGAGACGCTGGACGCCACCGACGCCTGGCTGGCCTCGGCCGAGCCGAGCGCGGCCCTGCGCCGGCTGATGTCGGAGTCGCGCTCCG
Proteins encoded in this window:
- a CDS encoding S8 family serine peptidase, whose protein sequence is MLMTKESPSSIPGARRAARMAASAGLVAALAASGAAPAFAVDDPAPAPVKPAATSDRGDKLGKADADVLAKAEAKGEKNVTMMVATTPGATEQVSKQLDAVEGSVLGRTYDKLGYVRATVPTKSAESTIKAASKLSSVLGIDLKQEIKLDDPTPKGDRAAGAKQPKATGSYAAPGRNTPAKNPYNPSFETGAVDFVEKHPEADGRGITIGVLDSGVDLGHPALRKTTTGERKIVDWVTATDPVSDGDGTWLRMSDTVTGPTFTSGGKTYSAPAGSYRFATFAEAATTGGDMAGDLNRDGDTTDTWGVLYDAVTGTTRVDLNGNADFSDDTVLKPYKEKFQVSYFGEDDPRTQVVERIPFVVETRKNVVHNAAGAKADFVNIGVIEGSHGTHVAGITAANGLFGGEMNGAAPGAKIVSSRACTWTGGCTNIALTEGMIDLVVNRGVDIVNMSIGGLPPLNDGNNARAELYKRLVDIYGVQLVISAGNSGPGLNTIGDPSLADHVISVGASISKETWAANYGSHVTKKYDMMPFSSRGPREDGGFTPILSAPGAAINTTQTWAPGGPVKEAGYELPAGYSMLQGTSMASPQAAGAAALLLSKAKQQGIELPPADLRVALTSTAGHIADVPAHVQGSGLIDIVKAWKQIAKQGKPAHEFSVKAPVDTAIDFALKDPGFGTGLYDREGGLKVGQSKVYDVVVTRTTGPDRDVQHKLTWKNNDGTFELSSPQYVSLPLDTPVKLKVRAKAKTAGVHSAILQVDDKKTSGVDHQIMTTVVIAHELQQPGYAYKASGSVQRNGTTSYFVNVPEGAKTLEVALSALRSGSQTRFVSLHPYGTPVDPTTTTFCYPNYENPANTCRPDARSYKDPQPGVWEIEVESRRTSPLLDNPYKLDVSLLGVEFDPAVRTLAEAKIGAPTAVDWKVTNQAAALQGKLQGGSLGSAKVDKPSISTGQTRETTVTIGAGVEKLDFAIGGTSDANADLDLYVFRGATQVGSGTTAGSEEAVSLVKPAAGTYTVVVDGYSVPAGSTTYDYRDVYYAASLGTIKVDASQAVNLANGASARVGAEVVVAGAAPEGRQFFGEVRLVNARGTAAGTGSVVIEKVTP
- a CDS encoding aspartate-semialdehyde dehydrogenase, encoding MKVGIVGATGQVGTVMLRILADRDFPVDELRLFASARSAGSTIDFQGSPVTVEDASTADYTGLDIVLFSAGGATSKALAEKVASRGAVVIDNSSAWRKDPEVPLVVSEVNPHAAKVRPKGIIANPNCTTMAAMPVLRPLHEEAGLEALTVATYQAVSGSGLAGVSELHGQAAKVVADAEKLVHDGEAVDFPEPEVYKRPIAFNVLPLAGSIVDDGSFETDEEQKLRNESRKILEIPELKVSGTCVRVPVFSGHSLQINARFARPIGVERAYELLKDAEGVELSEIPTPLQAAGKDASYVGRIRVDETVDHGLALFVSNDNLRKGAALNAVQIAELVAAELKG
- a CDS encoding DUF1203 domain-containing protein, which codes for MTGHQPRPIGPATLAELRAADDAGRPCRPYTAAEGGHPLRCCLRDCEPGERIVLVSYAPLRRWAAATGAGPGAYDEQGPVFIHAEPCAGPDPERGGYPFARVGALRTVRRYDARGHIVGGRLLEIPADPEKGFDAALDEAFADPEVVLAHVRAVEYGCFHFEVRRR
- the pepN gene encoding aminopeptidase N, whose product is MPGTNLTREEAQERARLLTVDAYEIDLDLSGAQEGGTYRSTTTVRFDSAEAGAESFIDLVAPAVHEVVLNGEALDAAAVFHDSRIALPGLREGANELKVVADCAYTNTGEGLHRFVDPVDEQAYLYTQFEVPDARRVFASFEQPDLKATFRFTVKAPSGWTVISNSPTPEPKDDVWSFEPTPRISTYITALIAGPYHAVHSTYEKDGQTVPLGIYCRPSLAEYLDADEIFAVTRQGFEWFQEKFDYAYPFAKYDQLFVPEFNAGAMENAGAVTIRDQYVFRSKVTDAAYEVRAETILHELAHMWFGDLVTMEWWNDLWLNESFATYTSIACQADAAGSKWPHSWTTFANSMKTWAYRQDQLPSTHPIMADISDLDDVLVNFDGITYAKGASVLKQLVAYVGKDAFFQGVQAYFKAHAFGNTRLSDLLGALEKTSGRDLKTWSKAWLETAGINILRPEIETDANGHVTSFTVVQEAPALPAGAKGEPTLRPHRIAIGAYDLDADGKLVRTDRIELDVDGERTDVPALVGKARPAVVLLNDDDLSYAKVRLDEESLRVVTEHLGDFAESLPRALCWASAWDMTRDGELATRDYLALVLSGIGKESDIGVVQSLHRQVKTALDLYAAPETREGALNQWTDATLAHLRASEPGSDHQLAWARAFAATARNPQQLDLLQSLLDGTESIEGLAVDTELRWAFVQRLAAAGLLDEEEIAAEYERDRTAAGERHAASARAAQPSEAAKAEAWAAVVDSGELPNSLQEAVISGFVQPDQRELLAPYTEKYFASVKGVSDTRSHEMAQQIIVGLYPALQVSQETLDATDAWLASAEPSAALRRLMSESRSGVERALKAQAADAAAATA